CGGTTCACGGCTCAGGGCGCCCTCCTCAGTCTCTGCGGCGGCCTGTTGACCTCCGTCCTGCTCGTCGTCTTCTCGCCAGTGGTCTCCTCCACTCCCTCCTCGCTCTACCCGTCCGCCGATTTCGCCCTGTTTCCCCTGCAGAATCCCGGCATTGTCTCCATTCCGGCCGGATTCCTCCTCGGCTGGCTGGGCTCGGTGCTGAGCAGACCGCAATCGCCCGAAAGCTACGAGGAGTTCGAGGTCCGCACCCTCGTCGGAGCCGACCAGGAGTGAACTGGACGATGACATGGGGAATTTGTGGAGCTTTTGTTCATCGATGGTCAGGGCTTGCGGCGACAACTCCCGTGCAGTAACTAGGTGAATCATGAAATTGTTCAGCCGTGACACCCCGTTCCGCCGCACGGAGCACACCGTCACACCCCAGCCCCCCACCATGTCACCGGCTGCCGGCACCGCGCTTCTCCCGGACCCGGCGCTGGCGCCCCTGACCGGCGAATGGGTCATCGACCCCGCCCACAGCAGGATCGGCTTCTCCGTACGGCACGCGATGGTGACCACGGTCCGCGGATCCTTCGCGGAGTACCAGAGCCGCCTGTACTTCGACGGCCGCGATCCGTCCCGCTCGCAGGCGGAGATCGTGCTGTCGACCGCCAGCGTCGACACCGGCGTCGAACAGCGCGACGCCCACCTCGTGGGCCGTGACTTCCTCGACGCCCGCAACTACCCGCGCATGCGTTTCGCGAGCACCGCCGTGGAGATGGTCGGCCACGATGTCTACCGCATGACCGGCGACCTCACCATCAAGGCCCGCACCCGCCCCGTGGTCCTGGAGCTCACCTACATAGGCCATGTCACCGACCCCTTCGGCTACCAGCGGGCCGGTTTCGACGGCACCACCACCATCAACCGCACCGAATGGGGCCTGAACTACGACTCCAAACTGGCCGAGGGCGGCGCCATGGTGAGCGAGAAGGTCCGTCTCCAGTTCGACATCGCGGCCATCCGCACCGCGCCGGTCGGCTGACCCGTCCCGGCACGGGGACACGAGCGAGCACCGCGGACCTCCGCG
Above is a window of Streptomyces sp. NBC_00490 DNA encoding:
- a CDS encoding YceI family protein produces the protein MKLFSRDTPFRRTEHTVTPQPPTMSPAAGTALLPDPALAPLTGEWVIDPAHSRIGFSVRHAMVTTVRGSFAEYQSRLYFDGRDPSRSQAEIVLSTASVDTGVEQRDAHLVGRDFLDARNYPRMRFASTAVEMVGHDVYRMTGDLTIKARTRPVVLELTYIGHVTDPFGYQRAGFDGTTTINRTEWGLNYDSKLAEGGAMVSEKVRLQFDIAAIRTAPVG